In the genome of Xenopus laevis strain J_2021 chromosome 1S, Xenopus_laevis_v10.1, whole genome shotgun sequence, one region contains:
- the gucd1.S gene encoding guanylyl cyclase domain containing 1 S homeolog isoform X1: MLPLPGRLGAVSGSAPDTRGVPSKRVRYEGNSEPFVHSDNNMKNPGHSDPEGDHVQLKVPLIQQSYHWDCGLACARMVLQYQNLLHENEFQNAMHKLQLTKSIWTIDLAYLMHHFGVQHLFCTQTLGVDKGYKNQSFYRKHFDAEENRVNQLFAQAKSSGVNVEKRTVTIQELQEHLSQGNVAIVLVNAVLLLCDLCPRRVKYCCFLPIGQKCFCRSSDYQGHFIVLCGYNKSSGSLLYNNPGYADRLCQTSITNFEESRSSYGTDEDILFVYVNS; the protein is encoded by the exons ATGTTACCCCTCCCTGGGCGGCTCGGTGCAGTTTCCGGCTCCGCCCCGGACACACGGGGAGTCCCGAGCAAGCGGGTTAGGTATGAGGGAAACTCGGAGCCTTTCGTACACAGTGACAACAACATGAAGAATCCGGGACACAGCGACCCCGAGG GTGACCATGTTCAGCTGAAAGTGCCGCTTATCCAGCAGTCCTATCACTGGGATTGTGGCCTGGCATGTGCCCGCATGGTGCTGCA GTATCAGAACCTTCTGCACGAGAATGAGTTTCAGAATGCTATGCACAAGCTCCAACTCACCAAGAGCATCTGGACAATTGATCTAGCCTATCTTATGCACCATTTTGGAGTCCAGCACCTGTTCTGCACTCAGACTTTAGGAGTTGATAAAGGTTATAAGAACCAG tcaTTCTACAGAAAACACTTTGATGCAGAGGAAAACCGAGTAAATCAGCTGTTTGCCCAAGCCAAATCCAGTGGAGTGAATGTGGAAAAACg CACTGTGACGATACAGGAATTACAGGAGCATCTTTCCCAGGGAAATGTGGCCATCGTACTAGTAAATGCAGTGCTTTTACTGTGTGACTTGTGCCCCAGACGTGTCAAATACTGCTGTTTTCTTCCAATTGGTCAAAAGTGTTTCTGCAGGAGCAGCGACTACCAGGGCCATTTTATTGTGCTTTGTGGTTACAACAAGAGTTCTGGCAGTTTACTTTACAACAATCCAGGATATGCCGACC GATTATGTCAGACCAGCATCACTAACTTTGAGGAATCACGCAGCAGTTATGGCACAGATGAAGATATTCTGTTTGTTTATGTGAACAGCTGA
- the gucd1.S gene encoding guanylyl cyclase domain containing 1 S homeolog, whose protein sequence is MKNPGHSDPEGSKAASRPPGASATDRSDHVQLKVPLIQQSYHWDCGLACARMVLQYQNLLHENEFQNAMHKLQLTKSIWTIDLAYLMHHFGVQHLFCTQTLGVDKGYKNQSFYRKHFDAEENRVNQLFAQAKSSGVNVEKRTVTIQELQEHLSQGNVAIVLVNAVLLLCDLCPRRVKYCCFLPIGQKCFCRSSDYQGHFIVLCGYNKSSGSLLYNNPGYADRLCQTSITNFEESRSSYGTDEDILFVYVNS, encoded by the exons ATGAAGAATCCGGGACACAGCGACCCCGAGGGTAGTAAAGCTGCGAGCAGACCGCCAGGTGCCTCGGCTACAGACAGGA GTGACCATGTTCAGCTGAAAGTGCCGCTTATCCAGCAGTCCTATCACTGGGATTGTGGCCTGGCATGTGCCCGCATGGTGCTGCA GTATCAGAACCTTCTGCACGAGAATGAGTTTCAGAATGCTATGCACAAGCTCCAACTCACCAAGAGCATCTGGACAATTGATCTAGCCTATCTTATGCACCATTTTGGAGTCCAGCACCTGTTCTGCACTCAGACTTTAGGAGTTGATAAAGGTTATAAGAACCAG tcaTTCTACAGAAAACACTTTGATGCAGAGGAAAACCGAGTAAATCAGCTGTTTGCCCAAGCCAAATCCAGTGGAGTGAATGTGGAAAAACg CACTGTGACGATACAGGAATTACAGGAGCATCTTTCCCAGGGAAATGTGGCCATCGTACTAGTAAATGCAGTGCTTTTACTGTGTGACTTGTGCCCCAGACGTGTCAAATACTGCTGTTTTCTTCCAATTGGTCAAAAGTGTTTCTGCAGGAGCAGCGACTACCAGGGCCATTTTATTGTGCTTTGTGGTTACAACAAGAGTTCTGGCAGTTTACTTTACAACAATCCAGGATATGCCGACC GATTATGTCAGACCAGCATCACTAACTTTGAGGAATCACGCAGCAGTTATGGCACAGATGAAGATATTCTGTTTGTTTATGTGAACAGCTGA